One genomic window of Punica granatum isolate Tunisia-2019 chromosome 1, ASM765513v2, whole genome shotgun sequence includes the following:
- the LOC116199948 gene encoding Fanconi anemia group I protein isoform X1 has protein sequence MDASAGEPPPLMDAEIIRLAQNHLHHQSSSPVPPYLLSPHSHSTIISHLTSRAAASPSPSAAVSEYTIALLSLLSLSPQTPPLPSLLSSLLVSYARIFASRQIAHDSNSLKTIQLFNTLIHHLPISDIQTVVDSIMSSLSEIGTLDDAQLLDLLPKCLSLIRGSNEIEGAEDFMNSTMDRLFDCVWSKDLLLKLVSLVKDFAFLGRERGREFMEKVFEGMESVELQDLPLLVYQLLVLASKGFCKREVIEGIVLFFGSKSGRKGGSIFRQVEGTVLLHLNFAVKQDPSLGQEVMGLLKSDSRAFNHFTIAVVLSIARIKKFNESSMGILRKGILAAYSDYTFAKGCSWLSNEMQEEFFNRVRGVEKAVLKAVNESNYAREHIVPSIMQLAFLLLTSVEEGNGKFARSSESIDCPLGIEELGVQILKTMFEVHDMARSEIIEQCKFRILSMRPRQSMPIIRLLGNLIQSYPYQMLEHVSRLKELLDYFTFMDGTLAAYLINSLLPLIKFSRDLLNYIILVVRKAMFRREDAIRLAAVTAIIDLILAEKKSKTDDHFSCQDSSSQPSSSQQAEVLCDIRGGLFQELIGLLQRCLYQQANVKKVMYSGLLKLVLVDPPSAGAVFDLLLPHFLRFFKEDPDVLIDISSCVKSESGKYYIEEPLDNLISCISWILLLHPQGKTKRPPDSPWPCFGFSLSQEPEAGRTLSFESFSTALLKIRDLGTGKLEAILGQRDGAASNSHDKERTKCCAVVLSGIIGVMLNNIASELEKSTGHEKADLEKELLSFIELHHSLEMIIATSKQIDGIKKANLRTTLRDFGGNSELGCTIFAKEEIPFLSTSSICYLIETVMVLHKNEVLNSSATSQKQSQASAGKASKCSKLIGFTLSSLLRHIKTSPAVGGEDPLSTLTYGDIKVLGTPLLKLIFLLKSGPLLNSSQPKARIDDQKEHLYQAMICFRELLTICSQNPHFTSFVEGLSSVSVIEYGLDNECEDSIPDDEQHTRSLDLLMVKTLRPLLSDLLALSSHREVEVLCDMILKIGRKLPSMLSNSHGSWAHEICKSNRIKNPKVAKSVATISICLSFPPNDVIIAQALAEELLKVLGSESSDPMEVSESYPIINKFTTVVLISCLLQLIETFIADIDWAVKKLKAFPLSRQKQTCFDQEREPALNIGLVFEAQLYSRSEAVIRVLSSFIVMNLKDTQADHLLRLLARFYKQLAQMSKLKIAPRGCKQLLPGLKFEKLVELTCKQLTVPLYSFMADMQKEQQENGNLNKGMMGKIKRENKFIPDLIFQIEDYEKYLIRLSKVTKVNLLRYAKRSTARDFKILEPARVGEQEEGDAPEGGTEQPCTGDELGNDSVEDNEGSDPANALSPESGPHLSVQEGGSDGEDGDDLPSAKRVKKGGRVVQDSDDDDEV, from the exons ATGGACGCCTCCGCCGGAGAGCCACCGCCACTGATGGACGCAGAGATCATCCGCCTGGCTCAAAATCACCTTCACCACCAGAGCTCCTCCCCCGTCCCTCCCTACCTCCTCTCTCCGCACTCTCACTCCACTATCATCTCCCACCTCACCTCACGCGCCGCCGCCTCCCCAAGCCCCTCCGCCGCCGTCTCCGAGTACACGATCGccctcctctccctcctctccctctctccccaGACCCCTCCCCTCCCgtctctcctctcctccctcCTTGTCTCCTATGCTCGCATTTTCGCTTCCCGCCAAATCGCTCACGACTCCAATTCCCTTAAAACCATTCAGCTCTTCAACACGCTCATACATCATTTACCCATCAGCGACATTCAGACCGTAGTGGATTCGATCATGTCGAGTTTGTCAGAGATAGGGACCTTAGATGATGCTCAGCTGCTCGATCTTTTGCCCAAATGCCTCAGCCTGATCCGAGGCTCTAATGAGATTGAAGGAGCTGAGGATTTCATGAATTCGACAATGGATCGACTCTTCGACTGCGTGTGGTCTAAGGATCTTTTACTAAAACTG GTTTCGCTCGTGAAGGACTTTGCTTTTCTCGGCagagaaagagggagagagtTTATGGAAAAGGTTTTTGAGGGGATGGAGAGTGTAGAATTACAGGATCTGCCTTTGCTAGTTTATCAGCTGCTGGTTTTGGCATCGAAGGGGTTTTGCAAGAGGGAGGTGATTGAGGGCATTGTGCTGTTCTTTGGTTCAAAATCGGGGAGAAAAGGTGGTTCGATCTTTAGGCAAGTTGAGGGAACCGTGTTGCTTCACCTAAATTTTGCTGTGAAGCAGGATCCTTCCCTCGGGCAAGAGGTTATGGGTTTGCTGAAATCTGATTCCCGGGCTTTCAATCATTTTACCATTGCTGTTGTGTTATCGATTGCAAGGATTAAGAAGTTTAATGAGAGCTCTATGGGGATTCTCAGAAAGGGAATTCTTGCTGCATATTCCGATTACACCTTTGCAAA agGTTGCAGTTGGCTGTCGAATGAAATGCAGGAAGAGTTCTTCAACAGGGTCAGAGGAGTGGAAAAGGCTGTTTTAAAAGCT GTTAATGAGAGTAACTATGCAAGGGAGCATATTGTGCCTTCAATTATGCAGCTTGCTTTTCTACTGCTTACATCAGTAGAAGAGGGAAATGGTAAATTTGCCAGGAGCTCTGAATCTATTGATTGCCCATTGGGTATTGAGGAGCTTGGCGTTCAAATACTAAAAACAATGTTTGAGGTTCATGATATGGCCAGGAGCGAG ATTATTGAGCAATGCAAATTTAGGATCCTTTCTATGAGGCCTCGGCAAAGCATGCCAATTATAAG ACTGCTTGGCAATCTTATACAGAGTTATCCTTACCAAATGTTGGAGCATGTTTCCCGATTGAAGGAGTTGCTGGATTATTTCACATTTATGGATGGCACGCTTGCTGCTTATCTCATCAATTCACTTTTGCCTCTGATCAAATTCAGCCGTGATCTTTTG AATTATATTATTCTAGTTGTACGTAAGGCCATGTTTAGGCGAGAAGATGCAATTCGTCTAGCTGCAGTGACTGCCATTATTGACCTTATCTTGGCGGAGAAAAAATCTAAGACAGATGACCATTTTTCCTGTCAAGATTCTTCAAGCCAACCAAGTTCTAGTCAACAAGCTGAGGTTCTCTGTGACATTAGGGGAGGCCTCTTTCAGGAGCTGATTGGTTTGCTTCAAAGATGTCTCTACCAGCAG GCAAATGTAAAGAAGGTCATGTATAGTGGGCTTTTGAAGCTTGTACTGGTGGACCCGCCAAGTGCTGGAGCAGTCTTCGATCTTCTTCTGCCTCATTTTTTGCGGTTTTTTAAGGAG GACCCCGATGTTCTTATTGATATAAGCAGTTGCGTCAAGTCAGAAAGTGGTAAATACTACATTGAGGAGCCTTTAGATAATCTCATATCCTGTATATCCTGGATCCTCCTCCTTCACCCTCAAGGAAAAACCAAACGCCCTCCAGATTCTCCATGGCCTTGCTTTGGTTTCTCTCTTTCACAAGAACCTGAG GCCGGAAGAACCTTATCGTTTGAGTCATTCTCCACTGCTTTGTTGAAGATCCGAGATCTAGGCACTGGAAAATTGGAAG CCATTCTTGGGCAGAGAGATGGTGCAGCCTCGAATTCACATGACAAGGAGAGAACCAAATGCTGTGCTGTTGTTTTATCAGGAATAATTGGGGTGATGCTGAACAATATTGCATCAGAATTGGAGAAATCAACGGGTCATGAGAAAGCAGACCTTGAGAAGGAGCTTCTAAGCTTTATTGAACTTCACCATTCTCTGGAAATGATTATAGCCACATCAAAGCAAATTGATGGAATCAAAAAGGCAAATCTGCGAACTACTCTACGTGATTTCGGCGGGAATTCCGAATTGGGTTGCACAATTTTCGCAAAAGAAGAGATCCCCTTCTTGTCAACTTCAAGTATCTGTTACCTTATAGAAACTGTGATGGTTCTACACAAAAATGAAGTCTTGAATTCCAGCGCAACATCTCAAAAGCAGAGCCAGGCATCCGCTGGCAAGGCCTCGAAATGCTCTAAACTGATTGGTTTCACCTTGAGTAGTCTTCTTCGGCACATCAAGACCAGCCCTGCTGTAGGAGGGGAAGATCCTCTGAGTACTCTTACTTATGGAGATATTAAGGTTTTGGGGACCCCCTTGCTGAAACTGATCTTTCTGCTGAAATCAGGTCCATTGCTTAATTCGAGCCAGCCGAAAGCTAGGATTGACGACCAAAAGGAGCATCTCTATCAGGCAATGATTTGCTTCAGGGAGTTGCTCACCATCTGTTCACAGAATCCCCATTTCACCTCATTCGTTGAAGGTCTATCATCAGTCTCTGTCATCGAGTATGGTTTGGACAATGAATGTGAGGACAGTATACCGGACGATGAACAACATACACGGTCACTGGACCTTCTTATGGTGAAAACCCTAAGGCCACTCTTATCCGATCTCCTTGCCCTTTCATCCCATCGTGAAGTTGAG GTTCTATGTGACATGATATTGAAGATTGGGAGGAAGTTGCCTAGCATGTTGAGTAACTCTCATGGATCTTGGGCTCATGAAATCTGCAAAAGCAATCGCATCAAGAACCCAAAAGTTGCTAAAAGTGTGGCAACAATTTCCATCTGCTTAAGTTTCCCTCCGAATGATGTAATAATTGCTCAAGCTTTGGCGGAGGAGCTATTAAAAGTTTTGGGTTCGGAGTCAAGTGATCCAATGGAAGTTTCGGAATCATATCCAATCATCAATAAGTTTACAACTGTTGTATTGATCTCATGTCTTCTGCAATTGATTGAGACATTTATTGCCGATATAGATTGGGCTGTGAAGAAACTGAAGGCGTTTCCTCTCTCCAGGCAAAAACAAACTTGCTTTGATCAGGAAAGAGAACCTGCTCTAAATATTGGGTTGGTGTTTGAGGCGCAACTCTACTCAAGGAGTGAAGCAGTCATCAGGGTGTTATCATCATTTATTGTGATGAACTTAAAGG ATACTCAAGCGGACCACTTGCTTAGACTACTTGCGAGGTTCTACAAACAATTAGCTCAGATGTCAAAGCTCAAGATTGCTCCAAGAGGTTGCAAGCAGCTTCTCCCAGGCCTTAAATTCGAGAAGCTCGTTGAGTTGACCTGCAAGCAGCTCACTGTTCCTCTCTATAGCTTCATGGCTGATATGCAAAAG GAACAACAGGAAAATGGGAACCTTAATAAAGGAATGATGGGGAAGATCAAGAGGGAGAATAAATTCATACCGGACTTAATCTTCCAGATAGAAGATTACGAGAAGTACTTAATCCGACTCAGTAAGGTGACCAAAGTGAACCTACTGAGGTATGCAAAGAGAAGCACAGCAAGGGACTTCAAGATATTAGAGCCGGCGAGGGTAGGTGAGCAGGAAGAGGGTGATGCTCCTGAAGGTGGAACCGAGCAACCTTGTACTGGAGATGAATTGGGCAATGACTCTGTGGAAGACAACGAAGGGAGTGACCCCGCGAATGCCTTGTCTCCTGAATCAGGTCCCCATTTGTCTGTCCAGGAAGGTGGGTCTGATGGTGAGGATGGGGATGATCTTCCTTCTGCCAAGAGGGTGAAGAAGGGTGGAAGAGTAGTTCAGGACTCcgacgatgatgatgaagtATAA
- the LOC116199948 gene encoding Fanconi anemia group I protein isoform X3, translating to MDASAGEPPPLMDAEIIRLAQNHLHHQSSSPVPPYLLSPHSHSTIISHLTSRAAASPSPSAAVSEYTIALLSLLSLSPQTPPLPSLLSSLLVSYARIFASRQIAHDSNSLKTIQLFNTLIHHLPISDIQTVVDSIMSSLSEIGTLDDAQLLDLLPKCLSLIRGSNEIEGAEDFMNSTMDRLFDCVWSKDLLLKLVSLVKDFAFLGRERGREFMEKVFEGMESVELQDLPLLVYQLLVLASKGFCKREVIEGIVLFFGSKSGRKGGSIFRQVEGTVLLHLNFAVKQDPSLGQEVMGLLKSDSRAFNHFTIAVVLSIARIKKFNESSMGILRKGILAAYSDYTFAKGCSWLSNEMQEEFFNRVRGVEKAVLKAIIEQCKFRILSMRPRQSMPIIRLLGNLIQSYPYQMLEHVSRLKELLDYFTFMDGTLAAYLINSLLPLIKFSRDLLNYIILVVRKAMFRREDAIRLAAVTAIIDLILAEKKSKTDDHFSCQDSSSQPSSSQQAEVLCDIRGGLFQELIGLLQRCLYQQANVKKVMYSGLLKLVLVDPPSAGAVFDLLLPHFLRFFKEDPDVLIDISSCVKSESGKYYIEEPLDNLISCISWILLLHPQGKTKRPPDSPWPCFGFSLSQEPEAGRTLSFESFSTALLKIRDLGTGKLEAILGQRDGAASNSHDKERTKCCAVVLSGIIGVMLNNIASELEKSTGHEKADLEKELLSFIELHHSLEMIIATSKQIDGIKKANLRTTLRDFGGNSELGCTIFAKEEIPFLSTSSICYLIETVMVLHKNEVLNSSATSQKQSQASAGKASKCSKLIGFTLSSLLRHIKTSPAVGGEDPLSTLTYGDIKVLGTPLLKLIFLLKSGPLLNSSQPKARIDDQKEHLYQAMICFRELLTICSQNPHFTSFVEGLSSVSVIEYGLDNECEDSIPDDEQHTRSLDLLMVKTLRPLLSDLLALSSHREVEVLCDMILKIGRKLPSMLSNSHGSWAHEICKSNRIKNPKVAKSVATISICLSFPPNDVIIAQALAEELLKVLGSESSDPMEVSESYPIINKFTTVVLISCLLQLIETFIADIDWAVKKLKAFPLSRQKQTCFDQEREPALNIGLVFEAQLYSRSEAVIRVLSSFIVMNLKDTQADHLLRLLARFYKQLAQMSKLKIAPRGCKQLLPGLKFEKLVELTCKQLTVPLYSFMADMQKEQQENGNLNKGMMGKIKRENKFIPDLIFQIEDYEKYLIRLSKVTKVNLLRYAKRSTARDFKILEPARVGEQEEGDAPEGGTEQPCTGDELGNDSVEDNEGSDPANALSPESGPHLSVQEGGSDGEDGDDLPSAKRVKKGGRVVQDSDDDDEV from the exons ATGGACGCCTCCGCCGGAGAGCCACCGCCACTGATGGACGCAGAGATCATCCGCCTGGCTCAAAATCACCTTCACCACCAGAGCTCCTCCCCCGTCCCTCCCTACCTCCTCTCTCCGCACTCTCACTCCACTATCATCTCCCACCTCACCTCACGCGCCGCCGCCTCCCCAAGCCCCTCCGCCGCCGTCTCCGAGTACACGATCGccctcctctccctcctctccctctctccccaGACCCCTCCCCTCCCgtctctcctctcctccctcCTTGTCTCCTATGCTCGCATTTTCGCTTCCCGCCAAATCGCTCACGACTCCAATTCCCTTAAAACCATTCAGCTCTTCAACACGCTCATACATCATTTACCCATCAGCGACATTCAGACCGTAGTGGATTCGATCATGTCGAGTTTGTCAGAGATAGGGACCTTAGATGATGCTCAGCTGCTCGATCTTTTGCCCAAATGCCTCAGCCTGATCCGAGGCTCTAATGAGATTGAAGGAGCTGAGGATTTCATGAATTCGACAATGGATCGACTCTTCGACTGCGTGTGGTCTAAGGATCTTTTACTAAAACTG GTTTCGCTCGTGAAGGACTTTGCTTTTCTCGGCagagaaagagggagagagtTTATGGAAAAGGTTTTTGAGGGGATGGAGAGTGTAGAATTACAGGATCTGCCTTTGCTAGTTTATCAGCTGCTGGTTTTGGCATCGAAGGGGTTTTGCAAGAGGGAGGTGATTGAGGGCATTGTGCTGTTCTTTGGTTCAAAATCGGGGAGAAAAGGTGGTTCGATCTTTAGGCAAGTTGAGGGAACCGTGTTGCTTCACCTAAATTTTGCTGTGAAGCAGGATCCTTCCCTCGGGCAAGAGGTTATGGGTTTGCTGAAATCTGATTCCCGGGCTTTCAATCATTTTACCATTGCTGTTGTGTTATCGATTGCAAGGATTAAGAAGTTTAATGAGAGCTCTATGGGGATTCTCAGAAAGGGAATTCTTGCTGCATATTCCGATTACACCTTTGCAAA agGTTGCAGTTGGCTGTCGAATGAAATGCAGGAAGAGTTCTTCAACAGGGTCAGAGGAGTGGAAAAGGCTGTTTTAAAAGCT ATTATTGAGCAATGCAAATTTAGGATCCTTTCTATGAGGCCTCGGCAAAGCATGCCAATTATAAG ACTGCTTGGCAATCTTATACAGAGTTATCCTTACCAAATGTTGGAGCATGTTTCCCGATTGAAGGAGTTGCTGGATTATTTCACATTTATGGATGGCACGCTTGCTGCTTATCTCATCAATTCACTTTTGCCTCTGATCAAATTCAGCCGTGATCTTTTG AATTATATTATTCTAGTTGTACGTAAGGCCATGTTTAGGCGAGAAGATGCAATTCGTCTAGCTGCAGTGACTGCCATTATTGACCTTATCTTGGCGGAGAAAAAATCTAAGACAGATGACCATTTTTCCTGTCAAGATTCTTCAAGCCAACCAAGTTCTAGTCAACAAGCTGAGGTTCTCTGTGACATTAGGGGAGGCCTCTTTCAGGAGCTGATTGGTTTGCTTCAAAGATGTCTCTACCAGCAG GCAAATGTAAAGAAGGTCATGTATAGTGGGCTTTTGAAGCTTGTACTGGTGGACCCGCCAAGTGCTGGAGCAGTCTTCGATCTTCTTCTGCCTCATTTTTTGCGGTTTTTTAAGGAG GACCCCGATGTTCTTATTGATATAAGCAGTTGCGTCAAGTCAGAAAGTGGTAAATACTACATTGAGGAGCCTTTAGATAATCTCATATCCTGTATATCCTGGATCCTCCTCCTTCACCCTCAAGGAAAAACCAAACGCCCTCCAGATTCTCCATGGCCTTGCTTTGGTTTCTCTCTTTCACAAGAACCTGAG GCCGGAAGAACCTTATCGTTTGAGTCATTCTCCACTGCTTTGTTGAAGATCCGAGATCTAGGCACTGGAAAATTGGAAG CCATTCTTGGGCAGAGAGATGGTGCAGCCTCGAATTCACATGACAAGGAGAGAACCAAATGCTGTGCTGTTGTTTTATCAGGAATAATTGGGGTGATGCTGAACAATATTGCATCAGAATTGGAGAAATCAACGGGTCATGAGAAAGCAGACCTTGAGAAGGAGCTTCTAAGCTTTATTGAACTTCACCATTCTCTGGAAATGATTATAGCCACATCAAAGCAAATTGATGGAATCAAAAAGGCAAATCTGCGAACTACTCTACGTGATTTCGGCGGGAATTCCGAATTGGGTTGCACAATTTTCGCAAAAGAAGAGATCCCCTTCTTGTCAACTTCAAGTATCTGTTACCTTATAGAAACTGTGATGGTTCTACACAAAAATGAAGTCTTGAATTCCAGCGCAACATCTCAAAAGCAGAGCCAGGCATCCGCTGGCAAGGCCTCGAAATGCTCTAAACTGATTGGTTTCACCTTGAGTAGTCTTCTTCGGCACATCAAGACCAGCCCTGCTGTAGGAGGGGAAGATCCTCTGAGTACTCTTACTTATGGAGATATTAAGGTTTTGGGGACCCCCTTGCTGAAACTGATCTTTCTGCTGAAATCAGGTCCATTGCTTAATTCGAGCCAGCCGAAAGCTAGGATTGACGACCAAAAGGAGCATCTCTATCAGGCAATGATTTGCTTCAGGGAGTTGCTCACCATCTGTTCACAGAATCCCCATTTCACCTCATTCGTTGAAGGTCTATCATCAGTCTCTGTCATCGAGTATGGTTTGGACAATGAATGTGAGGACAGTATACCGGACGATGAACAACATACACGGTCACTGGACCTTCTTATGGTGAAAACCCTAAGGCCACTCTTATCCGATCTCCTTGCCCTTTCATCCCATCGTGAAGTTGAG GTTCTATGTGACATGATATTGAAGATTGGGAGGAAGTTGCCTAGCATGTTGAGTAACTCTCATGGATCTTGGGCTCATGAAATCTGCAAAAGCAATCGCATCAAGAACCCAAAAGTTGCTAAAAGTGTGGCAACAATTTCCATCTGCTTAAGTTTCCCTCCGAATGATGTAATAATTGCTCAAGCTTTGGCGGAGGAGCTATTAAAAGTTTTGGGTTCGGAGTCAAGTGATCCAATGGAAGTTTCGGAATCATATCCAATCATCAATAAGTTTACAACTGTTGTATTGATCTCATGTCTTCTGCAATTGATTGAGACATTTATTGCCGATATAGATTGGGCTGTGAAGAAACTGAAGGCGTTTCCTCTCTCCAGGCAAAAACAAACTTGCTTTGATCAGGAAAGAGAACCTGCTCTAAATATTGGGTTGGTGTTTGAGGCGCAACTCTACTCAAGGAGTGAAGCAGTCATCAGGGTGTTATCATCATTTATTGTGATGAACTTAAAGG ATACTCAAGCGGACCACTTGCTTAGACTACTTGCGAGGTTCTACAAACAATTAGCTCAGATGTCAAAGCTCAAGATTGCTCCAAGAGGTTGCAAGCAGCTTCTCCCAGGCCTTAAATTCGAGAAGCTCGTTGAGTTGACCTGCAAGCAGCTCACTGTTCCTCTCTATAGCTTCATGGCTGATATGCAAAAG GAACAACAGGAAAATGGGAACCTTAATAAAGGAATGATGGGGAAGATCAAGAGGGAGAATAAATTCATACCGGACTTAATCTTCCAGATAGAAGATTACGAGAAGTACTTAATCCGACTCAGTAAGGTGACCAAAGTGAACCTACTGAGGTATGCAAAGAGAAGCACAGCAAGGGACTTCAAGATATTAGAGCCGGCGAGGGTAGGTGAGCAGGAAGAGGGTGATGCTCCTGAAGGTGGAACCGAGCAACCTTGTACTGGAGATGAATTGGGCAATGACTCTGTGGAAGACAACGAAGGGAGTGACCCCGCGAATGCCTTGTCTCCTGAATCAGGTCCCCATTTGTCTGTCCAGGAAGGTGGGTCTGATGGTGAGGATGGGGATGATCTTCCTTCTGCCAAGAGGGTGAAGAAGGGTGGAAGAGTAGTTCAGGACTCcgacgatgatgatgaagtATAA